The following coding sequences are from one Geothrix sp. window:
- a CDS encoding DNA methyltransferase, with protein sequence MVKVRQECPSTEALLKRFPPRGAFEIDELETKSGPLPRIIGEFWAPGQRNGHSLHEISYRACYKPELPALFIEALTQPGDAVYDPFGGRGTTALEAALRGRRPISNDVNPLSEMLLRPRLTPPAFDEIAHRLTKIPRHSRKIVDLDLSMFFHIQTESEIRALRVWFKSRRDSGAFDAVDAWIRMVALNRLTGHSAGFFSIYSLPPNQAMPAKKQLAINQLRDQVPPYRDTHALIRKKTKALLRDFTSPEAVSALHVAGKLASLHCGSAEHTPDIPSESVDLVVTSPPFLDVVQYHTDNWMRNWFAAIDESSVEATFIYERTVEGWCRRIEETFKEIHRVMKPGAWFVMEVGEIKKATLNMEDLLLPIGEAHGFHLQGALIHTQAFTKTAHIWGVGNNEKGTNSQRMVLFQKR encoded by the coding sequence TTGGTCAAGGTCAGGCAGGAATGCCCATCGACGGAAGCTCTGCTGAAACGCTTCCCCCCACGAGGAGCCTTCGAAATCGACGAACTGGAAACCAAGTCAGGTCCACTCCCGAGGATCATCGGGGAATTTTGGGCACCTGGGCAGCGGAATGGTCACAGCCTTCACGAAATCAGCTACCGGGCCTGCTACAAGCCCGAGTTGCCAGCCCTATTCATCGAAGCCCTGACCCAACCCGGAGATGCCGTCTACGACCCTTTTGGCGGGCGTGGTACGACGGCACTCGAAGCGGCCCTAAGAGGTCGAAGGCCGATCTCGAACGATGTCAACCCGCTCTCTGAGATGTTGCTCAGGCCCAGGCTCACTCCACCTGCATTTGATGAAATCGCCCATCGCCTAACGAAGATTCCCCGGCATTCCAGGAAGATCGTCGATCTGGATCTCTCCATGTTCTTCCATATCCAAACGGAATCCGAGATACGAGCCTTGAGGGTTTGGTTCAAATCACGCCGGGATTCCGGTGCCTTCGATGCCGTAGATGCCTGGATCCGAATGGTCGCGCTAAACCGACTCACGGGCCATAGCGCCGGGTTCTTCTCCATCTATTCACTTCCGCCAAACCAGGCCATGCCCGCAAAAAAGCAACTCGCAATCAACCAGCTGAGAGATCAGGTCCCTCCGTATCGCGATACCCATGCCCTCATCAGGAAAAAAACTAAGGCATTACTACGTGATTTCACCTCTCCTGAGGCCGTGTCCGCCCTGCATGTAGCAGGTAAGTTGGCTTCACTGCACTGTGGCAGCGCAGAGCACACGCCAGATATCCCCTCGGAAAGCGTCGACCTCGTGGTGACGAGCCCGCCCTTTTTGGATGTGGTTCAGTACCACACCGACAACTGGATGAGGAACTGGTTCGCGGCCATCGATGAATCATCAGTCGAGGCTACCTTCATCTATGAACGCACCGTGGAAGGCTGGTGTCGCCGCATTGAGGAGACTTTCAAGGAAATTCATCGCGTTATGAAGCCGGGCGCCTGGTTCGTCATGGAAGTGGGAGAGATTAAGAAGGCCACACTCAACATGGAAGATCTATTGCTTCCCATTGGTGAAGCCCATGGCTTCCATCTACAGGGGGCCCTCATCCATACCCAAGCCTTCACCAAAACGGCCCATATATGGGGGGTCGGAAACAATGAGAAGGGTACCAACAGCCAGCGAATGGTTCTGTTTCAGAAGCGGTAG
- a CDS encoding helix-turn-helix domain-containing protein, which yields MRLINRLAQNIRELRLANGWSQDDLAEASGLDRTYISGIERGRRNPTILVVERIANGLHVDPSMLLSTECQSAENQKTLPTNRKAD from the coding sequence ATGAGGCTCATCAATCGACTTGCGCAAAACATTCGTGAACTACGACTGGCAAATGGCTGGTCTCAGGACGATTTGGCCGAGGCCTCGGGACTCGATCGTACATACATCAGCGGGATCGAACGCGGGAGGAGAAATCCCACGATTTTGGTCGTAGAACGGATTGCCAACGGGCTCCATGTCGACCCATCGATGCTCTTATCCACAGAATGTCAATCGGCAGAAAACCAGAAGACACTTCCCACCAATAGAAAGGCGGATTGA
- a CDS encoding very short patch repair endonuclease: MPTQTPKQVSERMKRIKGKDTAPELIVRSLCHRLGYRFRLHMKELPGSPDLVFPRLKKVIFVHGCFWHRHGNGCRKSTMPAVNIAFWNKKFDSNLIRDRRAQRQLRRLGWSVKVVWECQTTDAEGLAIRLSTFLLSKC, from the coding sequence ATGCCTACTCAGACTCCGAAGCAGGTTAGCGAGAGGATGAAAAGAATCAAAGGGAAGGATACCGCCCCCGAATTGATCGTGAGAAGTCTTTGTCATCGCCTTGGGTACAGATTCCGATTGCACATGAAGGAACTACCAGGATCACCTGACCTTGTATTCCCACGATTGAAGAAGGTCATTTTCGTCCATGGTTGTTTTTGGCATCGACATGGGAATGGATGCCGCAAATCCACTATGCCAGCGGTTAACATCGCATTCTGGAACAAGAAATTTGACTCGAATTTGATTCGTGATCGACGAGCACAACGCCAACTTCGAAGACTAGGTTGGAGCGTGAAGGTCGTCTGGGAATGCCAAACTACAGATGCTGAGGGTCTTGCCATTAGATTATCAACTTTCCTTCTTTCCAAGTGTTAG
- a CDS encoding DNA cytosine methyltransferase gives MKFRAMDLFAGAGGLGLGLQWAGWDVVVANEYEPTFAESYQINHPHADVICGDIMSSEIQQKLFSYAGKIDLVAGGPPCQGFSTVGKKQESDPRNRLFWSFLKVVEVVRPSVVLFENVSGFKRMYEGRAYQALIDDLERLGFTTKHGILNAVDFGVPQSRQRTFVVGFKPPMKFEFPEATHADGASLFGLLPRLTLEDALSDLPDIKSGEACNSYHFAPKNEFQHLMRKGVAELTEHESPTHGARLTKVIGLVPPGGSILDIPLELRPKSYFNNTYARLWWDRCAPTMTRNFGTPSSSRCIHPFQNRGLTTREGARLQGFPDAYQFTGTRQKKNLQIGNAVPPLLAMALGRQILDCLEKKDQMAG, from the coding sequence ATGAAGTTCAGGGCCATGGATCTATTTGCTGGGGCGGGTGGACTGGGCCTAGGTCTGCAATGGGCGGGTTGGGATGTCGTCGTAGCAAACGAGTACGAGCCAACCTTTGCAGAGTCCTACCAGATCAATCATCCCCATGCCGATGTCATTTGTGGCGACATCATGTCATCTGAAATTCAACAAAAGCTATTCTCCTACGCCGGGAAGATCGACTTGGTTGCCGGCGGTCCACCCTGTCAGGGCTTCTCGACGGTCGGAAAGAAGCAAGAGAGCGATCCAAGAAATCGACTGTTCTGGAGTTTCCTCAAGGTCGTCGAGGTGGTTCGTCCCAGCGTGGTACTTTTCGAGAATGTTAGTGGATTCAAGCGAATGTATGAGGGGAGAGCCTATCAGGCCCTGATCGATGACCTGGAGCGCTTAGGCTTCACGACCAAACATGGCATTCTCAATGCGGTCGATTTCGGAGTTCCTCAATCAAGGCAGAGAACATTTGTCGTCGGATTCAAGCCGCCAATGAAGTTTGAATTCCCAGAGGCAACTCATGCAGATGGTGCCTCTCTTTTCGGCCTTTTACCGCGATTGACTCTGGAAGATGCCCTTTCTGATCTACCAGATATCAAATCTGGCGAAGCCTGCAATTCGTACCATTTCGCCCCGAAGAATGAATTCCAACATCTGATGAGAAAGGGTGTGGCGGAGTTAACCGAACATGAATCTCCCACTCATGGAGCAAGACTCACAAAAGTGATAGGACTGGTTCCCCCCGGTGGATCCATTCTCGACATTCCATTGGAGCTACGGCCAAAATCCTATTTTAACAATACCTACGCGCGCCTCTGGTGGGATCGATGTGCACCGACCATGACCCGGAATTTTGGAACGCCGAGTAGTAGTCGTTGTATTCATCCCTTTCAAAATCGTGGATTGACCACTCGGGAGGGAGCACGTCTACAGGGGTTCCCCGACGCCTACCAATTCACGGGAACTCGTCAGAAAAAGAATCTCCAGATTGGCAACGCAGTTCCCCCGCTTCTTGCCATGGCACTCGGGAGGCAGATCCTTGATTGCCTTGAGAAGAAGGACCAAATGGCGGGGTGA
- a CDS encoding nickel-binding protein yields the protein MHVRTTALSVLATLALLPASLGAATPTPAPAGSADSAPAVQAPKSGMHRYMVVRTFPAGALAGLDAAGKKAVNKCNSTHNVKWVYSYANADKTKTFCIYEGPNEQAIRDAAASNKIPVDDIIEIPVVLKPK from the coding sequence ATGCACGTCCGCACCACCGCCCTGTCCGTGCTCGCGACCCTGGCCCTGCTGCCCGCCAGCCTCGGGGCCGCCACCCCCACGCCTGCTCCCGCTGGTTCGGCGGACTCCGCGCCCGCCGTGCAGGCACCCAAATCGGGCATGCACCGCTACATGGTCGTGCGGACCTTCCCGGCGGGCGCCCTGGCCGGCCTCGATGCCGCGGGCAAGAAGGCGGTGAACAAGTGCAACTCCACCCACAACGTCAAGTGGGTGTATTCCTACGCCAACGCGGACAAGACGAAGACCTTCTGCATCTACGAGGGCCCGAACGAGCAGGCGATCCGGGACGCCGCGGCCTCGAACAAGATCCCCGTGGACGACATCATCGAGATCCCGGTGGTGCTGAAACCCAAGTAG